TTGCTCAGCCAAGCCGAGCATGATCCGACCAGCCAGTCCATCCTGTTCACCGATGACGCGGCTTTTGCCAATCATGTTGAGGATTGCCTCAATGTGCTTGTTGGCAAGCTGGCGACGCATAAAGTCGCGCGTGAAAGTTGGGATAGCAATGGCGCGATCATCACTGTGGGCTCGCTGGATGAGGCGATGCCGCTGGTCAATCGCTTGGCGGCGGAGCATCTGGAACTGGCGGTGTCCGATCCCGATGCGCTGTTCGCCAAGGTACGCCATGCCGGATCGGTCTTTCTCGGCCGCCATACGCCCGAGGCGATTGGAGACTATGTTGCCGGCCCCAACCACGTGCTGCCAACAGGACGCCGTGCGCGTTTTTCCTCGGGGCTGTCGGTGCTCGATTTTATGAAACGCACCAGCTTTATCGGTCTGGATGAATCCAGTCTTGGCAAGCTGGGCCCCGCAACCGCCGCGCTCGCCCATGCCGAGGGTCTGCCCGCCCATGCGCTGAGTGTTGAGAAAAGGCTTGTCAAATGACCACCGCACCCCGATCCCAATCCCGCTCAGCGGCGCGCCTTGCCGCAGTGCAGGCGCTGTATCAGCGGCAGATGGAAAATACCCATTTACCCAATTTGCTGCGAGAGTTTCACGAGCATCGCCTGGGCGCGGAGATTGAGGACGCGCAATATGCCGATGCCGAGCGCGCATTCTTCGATGATCTGGTGCTGGGTGTGGAAGAAAAGCGCGATGAGATTGACGCGCTGGTGGTTGAGCGGCTGGCCGATGGCTGGACATTGGCGCGGCTCGACAAAACCATGGTGCAGATTTTGCGCGCCGGCACCTATGAACTGATCGCGCGCCCGGAAATCACCACCGGAACGGTGATCAATGAATATCTCGATATCGCCCATGCCTTTTTTGACGAGCGCGAGGCGAAGTTCGTCAACGGTCTGCTCGACGCGATTGCCAAGGCCAAGCGCGGATAGGCGAGATGGGGCAAAACACAACCGTCAGCCCCGAGCCTGTCGGAGTCGGAGACGGTGCGCAGCACCAACGGCACTTCTCGGCTTGGTGCCCAATTGAGAGGCGGACTTCGACAAGCTCAGCCCTAACGGTATTGGTGCCAGCAAGTCTGTTGCAAGCTGACGTCATATGACCGGCGAGGCGGAGTTTATCGACCATCTGCGCCACATCGCCACGCACCCGGCGGCTCGTGGGTTGAACGACGATACCGCTGTTCTCCCGCTGGCCGATCAAACACTGATCATCACCCATGATATGATGGTTGAGGGCGTGCATTGGCTGCCCAATGCCGATCCGGCGGATGTTGCCTGGAAGTTGGTAGCGGTAAATCTCTCTGATCTGGCCGCCAAAGGGGCGGTGCCTCTGGGCGTTGTGCTGGGCTTTGCATTGGCGGGAGACAACGATTGGGATGCACGCTTTGCTGCCGGACTGGAAACGGTGTTGGCAGAATACGATGTACCTCTGCTCGGTGGTGATACGGTTTCTGTGCCTGCTGATAAGACTGCGCGGGCATTGGGCCTAACTGCTTTAGGCCGCGCCACCTGCGATACTGTGCCATCGCGCAGCGGAGCCAAAGCGGGCAATAAACTCTATGTCACCGGGGCAGTGGGCGATGCGCGTGCAGGCTTTCTGCTGGCACAATCGGGTGGGGCAGGTGATCCGGCGCTGCTTACGGCATTCCATCGCCCGGCGCCGCTACTTGAACAGGGGCAGACTCTGGCCGGACAGGTTCATGCGATGATGGATGTGTCCGATGGGCTGTTGCTGGATGCGGCGCGTATGACAGAGGCGAGCGGGCTCGCGCTGACTATAGATCTGCATGCTGTGCCGCTGTCACAAGCCTATATCGCTCAACATGGCGATGATGCCGAGGCGCGACTTGCAGCCGCCAGGTGGGGCGATGATTATCAGCTGCTTTTTGCTTTGCCGCAAAATGAGAAGCCCGCAATTGCCGCAACTCCCATAGGGCAATTCACCGATGGAAGCGAGCTGTCCTTACGCTACGGCAACAAGCCTTATCCGCTGCCGGAAAAGCTGGGTTACCTTCACCGCTGATCGCTGCGTCGCTGCCACTTTGTTCAGAGCCTCCGCATAAGACTTGCTAAATCCTGTAAAGCCACCCTATACCTCTCGCCAACCCCGCCATCAGAGCGGGGCATTTATTGTCTGAAAGAAGGGGAAAGCGGGACATGACCATTGTCTTGATCGCCATTATCTGTGGCGTGCTTGCTGTTGTTTATGGAATAGTCACTAGTCGCCAGGTGCTGGCCGCCTCAGCCGGAAATGACCGGATGCAGGAAATTGCCGGCGCCGTGCAGGAAGGTGCGCAAGCCTATCTGGGTCGCCAGTATCGCACCATTGCTATTGTCGGCGTTGTGGTTGCTATCATTGTAGGGATAACGCTGGGGCTGGTATCAGCTGTCGGCTTTTTGATCGGCGCGGTGCTGTCCGGTGTTGCCGGATATATCGGCATGAATATCTCGGTGCGTGCCAATGTTCGCACCGCACAGGCCGCCAGTGAAAGCCTGCAATCGGGTCTGACTGTGGCGTTCCGTGCTGGTGCTGTGACCGGCATGCTGGTCGCGGGCCTGGCACTGTTGGCGATTGCCGTTTTCTTCTATGTGCTTGTCGGCGTAATGGGCGATGCACCCAATAGCCGTGAAGTGATTGACGCGCTGGTCGCGCTCGCTTTCGGCGCTTCGCTGATCTCTATTTTTGCGCGTCTCGGTGGCGGTATCTTCACCAAGGCTGCTGACGTCGGCGCTGACCTTGTTGGTAAGGTTGAGGCTGGTATCCCCGAGGACGATCCGCGTAACCCGGCGACCATCGCGGACAATGTTGGTGACAATGTCGGCGACTGTGCCGGCATGGCTGCTGACCTTTTTGAGACCTATGTCGTGACCGTTGGTGCCACCATGGTGCTGATCGCGCTGCTGGTGTCGGGTATCGGAGACGAGCTGCTGCTCAACCTGATGGCGTTGCCGTTGATTGTCGGCGGTGTGTGCATCATCACCTCGATCATCGGCACCTATATGGTCCGCCTTGGCAGCTCGGAAAACATCATGGGCGCGCTTTATAAGGGCTTTATCACCACCGCGGTGCTGTCCATTCCGGCGATCTACTATGTCACCATGCGTTCGCTCGGCGATATGAACACCACCATTGGCGGCGGCATTACCGGTGAGGGCGGCTTTACCGGCATGGATCTGTTCCTGTCGATGATGGTTGGTCTGGCTGTGACCGGTTTGATCATCTGGATCACGGAATATTATACCGGCACCAATTATCGTCCGGTGCGCTCGATCGCCAAATCGTCCGAAACCGGCCATGGCACCAATGTCATTCAGGGTCTGGCGATTTCGCTTGAGGCGACCGCTTTGCCGACGGTGGTGATCGTCATCGGTATCATTATTGCCTATCAGCTGGCCGGGCTGATCGGTCTGGCCTTCGCCGCGACCTCGATGCTGGCGCTGGCCGGTATGGTGGTTGCACTCGATGCCTATGGTCCGGTGACGGACAATGCCGGCGGTATCGCCGAAATGTCAGAGCTCGATGAGAGCGTACGCGACAAGACCGATGCGCTTGATGCAGTAGGCAACACCACCAAGGCCGTGACCAAGGGCTATGCCATTGGCTCAGCGGGTCTCGCGGCTCTGGTGCTGTTCTCAGCCTATACCGCTGACCTGGGGGAATTCTTCCCGAACCTTGATGTCAGCTTCAGTCTGGAAAATCCCTATGTGATTGTCGGGCTGTTGCTCGGCGCATTGCTGCCCTATCTCTTCGGCGCCATGGGCATGACCGCTGTGGGTCGTGCTGCCGGTGACGTGGTGAAGGATGTCCGTGCACAATTTGCAGCGGACAAGGGCATTATGGACGGCACCAGCCGCCCCGACTATGCCCGCACCGTTGACTTGGTAACCAAGGCGGCGATCAAGGAAATGATCGTGCCGTCCTTGCTGCCGGTGCTGGCGCCGATTGTGGTCTATTTCGTGATTACCGCCGTCGCTGGACAGGCCAATGGCTTTGCTGCCCTCGGCGCATTGCTGCTCGGCGTGATTGTCGGCGGGTTGTTTGTCGCGCTGTCAATGACCGCAGGCGGTGGTGCTTGGGATAATGCTAAGAAATATATCGAAGACGGCAATCATGGCGGCAAGGGTTCGGAAGCCCATAAGGCGGCCGTCACCGGCGATACTGTGGGTGACCCTTATAAGGACACCGCTGGTCCTGCGGTGAACCCGATGATCAAGATCACCAATATTGTTGCCCTGCTAATGCTGGCTGCGCTGGCGGCTGGGTGATCACCTAAATGACCCCTCCTCTTCAGAGGAGGGGTTGGGGTGGTGGCGAGCGAAAGCGAGCACAATAAAAGTCTGAAAGAGCATCGGGCCCTTTCAGACTAATCCCACCCCTTGCCCCTCCCTTGAAAGGGAGGGGTTTGTCTTATTTCTCCGCGCCTTCGGGTCTCCGCGTGAAATCAAAACCGCTTACGAATATCAATCTCGATAAACCGCCCGAGCGGGTCAACAAATCCCGGCTGGAACCGTAATGGCACGTTCCCCAGCGCATCTCGGACATTCTGCTGTGCATCGAACAGATTGTTGATGCGCACTGATAGCCGTGCGCCTTTGAGGAACGGCATGTTCTCGGTCCATTTGGGGCGACTGTCGAAATTGATAAAGGCACGCAGATTGACCGTGGCGATGGGGTTGAAGTCGAGACTGTCATCGCCGCCGCCAACGCCATCGACGCGGGTGCCATCTTCAAAGTCAGCGGTCACGCGCGCGCCAACGCCATTGAAGAACCAGCCACCCTCCAGCTCGACACTATGCCGCGGCACACCGCCTGCGCCGCTGATTGAGGAGCCGTTGAGCAGATCAAATTCGGCGATGCCTGGCGCGGGCAACACGGTCTCGGTGAAGCGGATGCGGTGAAATATCGAGATATTCCAGCGCCCTATGCGTGGACGGAAGCGGCGACCACCGCCGCCGGGTCTGCCGCGTGGTGGCCCGCCTGCTTGCGTTGCAGGTCCGCCATTCTGGCCAGCAGCATTGGTCGGGCCACCTTGTGGAGGTCCTCCCGCGCCTTGACCCTGCTGCCTTCCCCGACCGCGACGGCCGCCACCAAAGCCGCCCTGTGGCAGTTTGCGCCAGCGTTTGCGGTAGTTGATGCCATAGCGGACGCTGTCGCTGGTAATACGTGCAAAGTTGACCGGGCGCTGATCGACGGCGGTCAGGTTCCCTGCCGCATCGCGAAACACCCGGTCGGGGAATGCCGCTTCCACCTCAGGCGTGAGCGTTGGAAAGGCGGCGGTGGTATCAAAGCTGCGATTGCGGAAGAATTCTGCCACGATGCTCAGGCCATCAATCGTCTCAGGCCGCCAGGTCAGGCCGATTTTCACATCGCGTTGCTCCTCGGCCAACAGGTCTGCATTGCCGCCGCTAATGCTGTCGACCAGAACCGTCTGGTTATTGGTAAAGTCAAATATCGGCACATTGGGGGTAACGATTAATGGATTGCCGAGCTGACCGACGGTGGGCGCAGTTTCGGTGCGGATAAAAGAGGCTTGTAGCGTCCAGCCGGGTGTGAATTCCCAGTTCAGGCCATAGCCAAAACTGGTAAGCGTGCCGAAATCGCTCAGCTCATTAACGCCGAGATTGCCGTTGATCGAAAGCCGACCCAGCGCGCTGTTGACGCCATTGCGGTCGGCCAGCGGGATTTCCAGATTGAGCGTCCCCGCACCGATAGTACGGCCAAGGTCACTACTGCTAAAGCCAAGAGCGGTGCGATCGCTCGCGGAAAGTGAGAGATCGGTAAACTCGCCATCGGCGGTAAGCTGGACATCGCCCGTGGGCAGCGTCAGCGGTCGCATGGTGGCGGTGCCTTTCATGGTAAAGGTCTGCTGGACGCTGCGGGCAATATCCAGTTCAGGTGGTAACAGCCCAGCACCAAGAACCGGGCTGAAAGGATCGAGCGTACCTGCATCAATCGCGGTTTGCAGACCAGTCGTATCGGC
The sequence above is drawn from the Parasphingorhabdus sp. SCSIO 66989 genome and encodes:
- the nusB gene encoding transcription antitermination factor NusB translates to MTTAPRSQSRSAARLAAVQALYQRQMENTHLPNLLREFHEHRLGAEIEDAQYADAERAFFDDLVLGVEEKRDEIDALVVERLADGWTLARLDKTMVQILRAGTYELIARPEITTGTVINEYLDIAHAFFDEREAKFVNGLLDAIAKAKRG
- a CDS encoding sodium-translocating pyrophosphatase; translated protein: MTIVLIAIICGVLAVVYGIVTSRQVLAASAGNDRMQEIAGAVQEGAQAYLGRQYRTIAIVGVVVAIIVGITLGLVSAVGFLIGAVLSGVAGYIGMNISVRANVRTAQAASESLQSGLTVAFRAGAVTGMLVAGLALLAIAVFFYVLVGVMGDAPNSREVIDALVALAFGASLISIFARLGGGIFTKAADVGADLVGKVEAGIPEDDPRNPATIADNVGDNVGDCAGMAADLFETYVVTVGATMVLIALLVSGIGDELLLNLMALPLIVGGVCIITSIIGTYMVRLGSSENIMGALYKGFITTAVLSIPAIYYVTMRSLGDMNTTIGGGITGEGGFTGMDLFLSMMVGLAVTGLIIWITEYYTGTNYRPVRSIAKSSETGHGTNVIQGLAISLEATALPTVVIVIGIIIAYQLAGLIGLAFAATSMLALAGMVVALDAYGPVTDNAGGIAEMSELDESVRDKTDALDAVGNTTKAVTKGYAIGSAGLAALVLFSAYTADLGEFFPNLDVSFSLENPYVIVGLLLGALLPYLFGAMGMTAVGRAAGDVVKDVRAQFAADKGIMDGTSRPDYARTVDLVTKAAIKEMIVPSLLPVLAPIVVYFVITAVAGQANGFAALGALLLGVIVGGLFVALSMTAGGGAWDNAKKYIEDGNHGGKGSEAHKAAVTGDTVGDPYKDTAGPAVNPMIKITNIVALLMLAALAAG
- the thiL gene encoding thiamine-phosphate kinase; translation: MTGEAEFIDHLRHIATHPAARGLNDDTAVLPLADQTLIITHDMMVEGVHWLPNADPADVAWKLVAVNLSDLAAKGAVPLGVVLGFALAGDNDWDARFAAGLETVLAEYDVPLLGGDTVSVPADKTARALGLTALGRATCDTVPSRSGAKAGNKLYVTGAVGDARAGFLLAQSGGAGDPALLTAFHRPAPLLEQGQTLAGQVHAMMDVSDGLLLDAARMTEASGLALTIDLHAVPLSQAYIAQHGDDAEARLAAARWGDDYQLLFALPQNEKPAIAATPIGQFTDGSELSLRYGNKPYPLPEKLGYLHR
- a CDS encoding TonB-dependent receptor domain-containing protein, whose translation is MKQLLPRYCAAQIAIAIALLSHQAVAQENPAQSDEPVASDSTVNVPLPPDDEDEQADIVVTGAQVRGAVVTEVPPIEELDAQDIESYGVASLGELLAVISPQTNSGRGRGSGRPAVLLNGRRISGFRELAQFPPEAIKRVQIFPEELALSYGFRPDQRVINFILVDDFSSFAMDGEYGIATQGGRGEGEIGATYTNIDGGDRIVLDIEYQGATALRESERNIVQPEFDPSLTTVDSDPDDASEFRTLLPTRQRFESSATFGWELSPSTSLTVNGVYGTEDTIGQNGLNAPIFDVDATNPFNTSGTDLEVLRLLNEPRTLLQQQDVETFQLSSSLNGRRPGILWSLTGDYERIETETRIDRLADTTGLQTAIDAGTLDPFSPVLGAGLLPPELDIARSVQQTFTMKGTATMRPLTLPTGDVQLTADGEFTDLSLSASDRTALGFSSSDLGRTIGAGTLNLEIPLADRNGVNSALGRLSINGNLGVNELSDFGTLTSFGYGLNWEFTPGWTLQASFIRTETAPTVGQLGNPLIVTPNVPIFDFTNNQTVLVDSISGGNADLLAEEQRDVKIGLTWRPETIDGLSIVAEFFRNRSFDTTAAFPTLTPEVEAAFPDRVFRDAAGNLTAVDQRPVNFARITSDSVRYGINYRKRWRKLPQGGFGGGRRGRGRQQGQGAGGPPQGGPTNAAGQNGGPATQAGGPPRGRPGGGGRRFRPRIGRWNISIFHRIRFTETVLPAPGIAEFDLLNGSSISGAGGVPRHSVELEGGWFFNGVGARVTADFEDGTRVDGVGGGDDSLDFNPIATVNLRAFINFDSRPKWTENMPFLKGARLSVRINNLFDAQQNVRDALGNVPLRFQPGFVDPLGRFIEIDIRKRF